AGAATCGCTGGATATATCGACGGTGGATGAGTCCGTGCTCGGGGGATCTGTAGTTGCCGTCACTTCGTCCTTTTTgcccttgtttttcttcttcctcttcttgcgAGTTGGGGCATCTTTTACAGACTCTGCCACCTCCTCAGGGACCAGCTGGACGGGTTCTTGCTCGGCCGCCTCACTGTCGCTGACTTCAATGTTGAGGATGATGTTGACTTCTGGGTCTAGTTGATCTTCtgcagcggtggaagaagtattcagatccaacaccacactgtaaaaatactcgaAGTAAAGTcctgaattgaaaatgttacttaagtaaaagtatgtaggcatcatcaggaaaatgtagtgaaagtactaaaagtaaaacaatcCTCCCAagttagaaagtgtaaaggatccaagcggctgtgtgtttaatggtctcaccatctcagctggacttgtaggccgttaaattgttgctaggttactttataataaaacatcagatttgatAATCTACAtgtgagtaaaagtacaatgttCTGCCGCCACCACCGGTTCTTCTACAACTCATCTATATttaatcccacacacacacacacagctatctTGACTTTATCTGGGTCATCATCCGTGTGACTTAAATCACCATTGGTACTAACTTCACTAAAAATCACAatcatattgaaaaaaatgtctttacttCTGGTggataaagacatttaaaagacaaacatatgACCATAAAGTTTGGAAACCAACTTTCCAAAACAATTCCAAAGTAATAAAACAGATTCAGAGTATAGTCAAAAATATTACAAGAATTGAAAATACTGTGTTTAACCAATAAATGTTTGAGATGAAAggattttgtattgtatttttttgggtAGGATTAAAGCGGGGTGTACTGGAGGAGAGTACAGGAACTGTTACCGGTGTCAAAGACGGGGTCCTCTGGGGGGGGTGGTGATGTCTCAGTGTGGACATCAGGCTTCTGCAGAGGGGAGAGGTCACTGCTCTTTGTGCTCTGAGTCAACACACAAACTCTGACTTATTAATACTATAATTATTACCAGTTTGTATATATGTTCTTGTGtatacaggacagctgaagatgggAAAGGATGCGTCAAGGAATGAGCCTTACCGTAGATTTCTCCTCattgtcctcctcttcctcatcaggATTTTCAGAATCAGGGTCTGGAAAAAAGATTAAACACCCATTATGCCATTATAAAGTCTTAAtctaatgtattttattagGCCTCCTGCACACTAATGCGTGGTGTGTCAGTTGCGTGTCGGTTGCGTGGCATTTTCTACGTCTTTGCACACCAACTGGGAAAAAGTCACGTGATTTGGATCACCCTCGTTCGCCATATGGGGAAAGAGTTGTggaaattattacaatattattataagttattacaatattaataaatCATTCCATTTTGACCACATGGCCTAAGCAATAAAAAAGCCGTTCTTTAATGTCACTAGCTGCCGTTTTTctctattacttttttagtaTCGGTTCAGGCACCgtttagaaaaattaaaaacaaggatATTGTAAACTATTGTAAACTGGTACGACGTGTCCATTGGTTACCATTATTTGAGCAAATGTAAAGGTATCAGTGGAACTAtattatgtatgtttatatattatatatatatatgtatatatgttttaagtttcatatcttaaggtTGTCCtcgtatatattttatttaccaGAACTTTactacaaacaactaatgttagggaaatctgttttgtaatgcatttctggattacttttttaaaatttaatcggccaatatatcggaATATTGGATGTTTTGCATCGgcctttaataaaatgtaaaaccatCCCGTAGTCTTTCATCAGCGGCTTTGATAAGTGCTGCCGAGgctggaaaaggaaaaagaagctTCTTCACAATGCCTTGTGATTCTCTGCAGCGCGGTGAGAAGAGACGGAGAAGATGCCATACATAACATGTAAAGAACAACCTGGTCATCACACGTCTCATTGGTTGTTCCTACCTGCAGTGGGGGGCGGGgcttccctctctgtctgctggTCATTGGTCTCCTGGGGGGTCGGGTCAGCTGTGCCGGGCTCCTGCAACAGGAATCAACAGGTCAACAACAGACCTGCCCATAACACATACCATGTATTTTTGGCACATTCTGCACTCAAATCGTGCCTCAGCCTCTGTTTCTTGTGCAAAAGTTATTTTGTatgtacatatttgtttctgtattcatCGTTCATGTCATATTAATATGTTAATATGTTAATTAGTTTGTATGCACCATTCACCAGGCTAATTCTATGTGAGTCTAATTGGggcaataaacccttttcttATACAGCAGACACAGAGAGTTTCTCTTATGTTGCTTCATTCCTGTTCTTTCTATTCATGACATGTATTGGGGGGCCACTaaagtctaaataaaagagacttccgatacagtattagggaccactaaggtctatataaaagcatccaaagagccccaggtcatgggacctttaaccctTAGTGCACCTTTGCAGCGCTGTCTTCATCTTCTGAGGCCTCAGTTTGATTGATGGATGTCTGAACAACTGCAGAGGTTTCATCTCGGGCTGCCTGCGTCTCCTGACGAAGCAAAACTAAAAGTTTAATACACAGCTTCATTCATTTATCTTTTCACTTTAGGGAAGATTTCTAGGAtcattttgttgtattgtatatttgtgtttatagtTTGTAAATTGGGTCTTTCGTAGTCTACGTTGACAACGTTTCATTCACGTAGGGACAAGCTGCTCAGCAGAACCAACTGTAGTGGGAGCTGTTCTGACAACCAGATAAAactctgtttgtgttgtttatatTGGTTGGACCAAACATGTATAGCAATGACTTCTTCCTTATAATATAAACAGGAAACAATTTAActtatttctcaaaaaaaaaatcatctcttAAGGTCTATTTTATAGCATTATCAGAGTATCAACCAATTAGAGGATCGATAGGGATCTCAACATTTCCTTTCCTGCCAACGGACATTACATTTGGAAATATTAAGTCCCAGACATTAAATCCCAAACCTCCACATGCCAGAATATAGAGACTGACTCAGCAGTTTTCTACTGGAAGATAAACAGCACAAACAATGCACTTCAGCCAATCCCAATCCTCTGCAGAATAAGATTCAGCTGTGCACAGGGTGAGCTGAGTGGAACGCATGCTTGGCTGTGCCAGGAACCAACAAACACTCCTTTTTTATGAGTTGTGGTTTAAACTGATGAACATTTCTGCTCATTTATATACAGGgaggtttgaaagtttgggcacccaaggtaaaaatttgtattattgtgcataaagaagccaagaaaagatggataaatctccaaaaggcatcaaatgacagatttgaCAGTTGTATTAtctcacaaaaagttagattttatttccatcatttacactttcaaaataacagaaaacaaaaaaaaatggcgtctgcaaaagtttgggccacctccagagttaataccttgtactgcccccaatctaactttttgtgacatattatacgaatgtctaatctgtcatttgatgccttttggagatttttccatcttttcttggcttctttatgcacattaatacaactttttacctggggtgcccaaacatttgaaccccactgtagcAGTTTGGGGTAGAATGAGAAAATACAATACTGTAACCCAGAAATTAAATTAGTTAAAAGTAAGAGTTAATTATGTTTGTTGGAGGAAGGCTGTTACACGGTCACATAGTTTGAATTCAGCCTCAGGTCACTAACCTGCGGCAGCTCATCTTCGTCCTCTTCAGGCTCCGCACTGCTCTCCATAGCTGGACTGGAGGTAGCGGCTGGATCCGGGGCCGGGAGCCCATCCCCAGCCCCATCAGAGGCAGCTTGTCCGGGCTCGAGTGGGCCGGGGGCAACCTCTTCCTCAAGGTCCGAGCTGGAACTCTCGGCCTTGATGGCTGCCTCAGCAGACTCTTCAACAGGAGCTGGCTACGAAATATGTACAGGCAGGCAGTCAGAACACACAGGAAGACTAACACATGTGTCACTGCTACCTTTCTCGTAGAATTAAGGATATCTGCTGGTTTGAGAAAGCCAAAGTCATTCAAAGATTTGATCTTTTTATGCTTCCCTGCAATGGGAATAGAGATGATAACCACTATTTTCCACCAGGCGTGTCTGCACTGCATTCTGGGCAAATCACAACCCCCGCGGGCATTGTAGCCATTTACATCAATGTTTGATAATCCACCAGCTGTGGCGCGTTCCAGCAGCGAGCGTCAAGCAGCTTTCCGCTTCGCTAAAGATTCTAGGTCAATTTTCACATGAGCGGCGGTGTGTTCAGACAGCCGGACAGGAAGTGAGATCATCCAGTCAGTTAACCAAAAGACAGCCCCTTAATAAACACCTAATTTTTCTGTAAAGTAGTTGTAGAGACAATTATAATCTGCAAACATCTCTCTTCTATCCTGTTTTTGTTGGGAGTCTCAcgtgctcagtagctcggtaagatcccatcagctagataactctttctccagctttggtcagtccaaggcagggacacttgtggaatacctgcatcacagaaacaggaagtactacttttggagattatggtcatcTCTTCTGCATGTGGGAAAGATGTAATCTGACCAGCTGGAGAACAAAACTTAACCACAGATAAAAACTCCTCTCTGCTTTTAATTGAATTCTGATCAGTGGAAACATGTTTGTTCTGTTAAAAGTGAAGTGCAGCGTTGTGGTTCTGAACTCGTTTTCGGCAGACAGGGAAAAATCTGGAGAAAACGCCACTCTTCTGCTGTCGGCCACAAACCAAAGCAATCAGGGGTTTGTAGACACAACCACAGAGAgccaataacacacacacacacacacacacacacacacacacacacacacacacacaatttgtaaCAGAAGATTAGGATTCTGTCACACACGATTTCTGTTCAAACAGCATCATGTCCTGCATCACTGGGCCCACAGAAAAGAGCAGAGACAAGActcaatgtacacacacacacacacacacacacacacacacaaactaacagaGACAGACGAGACAAGCAGACGTGAGAAaagtctgtgtgtatttcagaggCATATAACAACACTGGAGCTACTGTCCATCTACCAGCGCATTATTGCAGTGACTGGGCAACAgctatgtgcgtgcgtgcgtgcgtgcgtgtgcacacgcgtatgcatgtgtgttccTGCTGCTGCAAAACATTTAAGACCAGTTACtatttgccactttttttaatttccccacTATGACTTCTGGGTCTGGCACCATACGAttggtgtgtgtatgagtgtgtatctgatgagcaggtggccccttgtGCGGCAGCCTCGACCacagtgtctgaatgtgtgtgaatggttcctgtactatgtgcCAATAGTGCCAATCTCACCTCCTGGCAACAGTGACGAGCAGCTGCACTTTGTTAACTACAAGACTAGGCAAGATTAAACTCAAAACCAAACTAgaataaaactgtgaaaacaaaaaagaaatttgattttttctcttttcatgagcagcagcagcaggttaaATGCCTAAAGATGGTTCAGGGATTCAAACCGGTGACCATCTTGATATATGTGCCAATGTTTTTCAGATTTGATCCATGATAAGGTGCTCATATGAGCCTCTCTCTGCTCACCTCTGGCTCTGTTTTggtttcctcctctctcttttcttcactgTCTGTTGCTTTGGTTTCACTTGCAGGATGCAGCAGCTGCTCAGAGACTGACTCAGCATCTCTGCCCTCAGAGGGGAGCTCTGCGTTGCATGATTCAGCACCTTCTGTCTTAGACCCTGAGGCCGAGGCACACAATACATACAATGGTTAAGGGATTATGCTTCAAACTTTTACACAATTGggcaacaaaaatataaaaagccaAAAGAACACTTACCGAGTGGAGCTTTTTCATCCACGTTGTTTTCCTCTGTGATGTTGGAGGGTTTAGTGTCTAAGCCCTCCTCTTCTTCGCTGGTGGCAGGTTCGGGTTTAATGCTCTTCTTCTTTAAAGTAGGGTCTTCTGTCTCTTGCTTGGCATGCTGGGCTAGAGAGCACAGCctacaacatacacacacacacacaattatgaacctgaaaatgagcatcatATGAGCACTTAAAGTGTTTCATAATTCACTTTTACTACCGAGATGTTGAAaaacagcaggtgtgtgtgtgtgtgtgtgtgtgtgtgtgtgtgtgtgtgtgtgtgtgtgtgtgtgtctgtgtgggggggggggggtctaacAAGAATCTGCTTACATTCAAACCAATATGATAATGTTTCATTGACTGGctttgatttgtatttgtattttagtgCAGGATTCCCAGTGCAAAATCCCAGACACGGGCTGATATCCTTCATTCAGCAGTCTGCTGCCTGTTTAATCCTTCTCAGGGTAGCAGGGATTtgaatcccagaatgcactgggCAGAATGCCCGGCAGTCAttcacagagagacacacacaaacagtgacGTCCTAGTTGCAGAGACAGTCTGGAGTCTCCAATCCACCTAAAAGCTGTGTGTCTTTGGAGTGTGCTACCTGATGAGCCAAAGCTGGCCAAAAAAcccaacaataaaagaaaacacaggagttAAAGATGATCATTGTGCATGATTTACTCCAAAAACATTATATGCTCTACATTTGGCTGAAGCCAAGTTTAAGCCATCAAACTTCCCATGAAGCCCTGCACGCTCTAGCACAAGGGTAGCGAAGCTGCGGCTCTTCGCCTGCTTCTGTGAGGCTCTTACTGAGTGGCTGGGTTATAAagaatagctagctagctgtatcGTATACAGACAATGCAAGGTAGGTGCTGCTAGAGAGTGGATATTGGCAGTCAGGAGGGAAAAGTACAGCTAAGTCCAAAGATGAAGAGGAGCACAGAACTTATTTATCTGAGGGAGGGGCGGGATTTTTTTGGGGAAGAACTTGGAAGCCTTTCTGCTTGATTTGCGAGACTTTGCTATCGCATTTTAAAGCATCAAACATCAAACCTGGAGCGCCATTTCCCCTCATCCATGCTAACATCGCCCAGGAGTTCCCCACAGCCCAACCGATGTATGAGCGGGgcgatattatcggccgatattaggcatttcccgaactATCGGTATCCGCattcacaatttaaaaattcattaatttgaatcatttataatgaaaaaaatgattctgacaaatgaatatttaaaaaaataaaataaaaaggacgGTCAACCACCAGTGTTaacgttgcatagtctgtccaccagaggacgctctacaacgtccccgttagtgatggcgttgcatagtctgtccaccagaggacgctctacaacgtccctgttagtggtggcgttgcatagtctgtccaccagaggacgctctacaacgtccctgttagtgatggtgttgcatagtctgtccaccagaggacgctctacaacgttcccgttagtgatggtgttgcatcagaattttgatgttctgttgtgacaataaaacaaattattttcatattattttattgagaactcaaataattacaataactaatgttagggaaaaaTAATATAATGGCTGATATATCGCAATATtggatatttaaataaacaaatatttgtatggGTCCTAAAAATCCTTTGTTGGTCGGGCTCTAGCATATACAACCGAGCAATGTGTAGTCAATGTGAATGTATAAACTGTTTGAGTgactgtatgttttaaaaagagaaaggtCCACACTTCCTGCAACATGTAGTAACATGTTAAACTTACTTCATCCAGCCTGTGTAGATATCATGAAGGTTGGAGCTCTCCTCAGGTGTctccacctacacacacacacacacacacacacacttaaaaccTTCTGAACGCTCTCCAAATGTGTTGTGAAAgcacattttatcacttttgacTGATTCCCTGAACATCGCATCTTTAATCAAGCGGCTGCACAACATCCCTGTAACCcaactgtggaaaaaaacagagttgAAAGGATAAAGCTAATTTCCTGTGGTTCAGGAATGATTCCACACGCTCCCGGAAATGAATACATGCCGAAACGTACAGGACCCGCAATATGTGggaaaaacatccttttaaGTGTAAAGATAGGTTTGAATGTTGGGAATATCTGGTAAAGAATACCATTAAGACTATTTTCTCGGCTGTGTTCTTCCTAAAACCGTCAGCAGAAATGTTTGAGGTTACTTTGAGCCGACCAGCGTGAAACCTAAAACGAGACTGACCTCCGCTCAGCTTTCAAAACAGACACAAGAAGGTAGTACATGGAAATGGAACAACAATATATACCAAAAAGGGACATTATAAAGAGAGCATTCAGGAAAAACGTGCACAAAAGTGGCTTCGTATATAGGTTGCTTATTTAGCCAGCCTAAACAGTAcagattttaaacacattttgatggaaatctacagtattttattgaataaactgaaaaaattaGACAACTGAGCAGTGTGTAGCCTGTGTAAACCGTGCGTGAATCAGGACGTGACTcttttagggctgcaactaacaattattgtTATCCTCAACGTATTACTGTTGATTTCTATTTCCCATCACAATGTCCTAGAGATGGTCAGTTTGCAATGCTACACAGTAACAGAGGAAACTATTCACAACTATTCACACTGGAGAAGCTGTAACAACAACTTCTGCGTGAAAAATCAATTATAGTTAAATAGTTAATCTACTGGTGATCATCCAATCCATTAATCAACTAATTATGGCAGTTGAaggacattttaataaaaatgtaaacacttgTATCACTATAAACACCAAATATAAGGAGGTTTTAAATAAGGTGTGCAGCAGCAGAGGGCCTGGAgccatgctgctgctgtaacattaTGTTCTTTTCCTCCAGGAGGCCTGCACACtgacattctctctctcacacacacacacacacacacacacacacacacacacacacacacacacacacacacacacacacacacaacttactGCAACACTTAGAGCAAGAAAGCACATTGAAatctaatttatatttaatttagatTCTTATATAACATGCAGCAGGCACATTAGAGCTAAATGAGTTGCAATAAACTCATACACAGAGTGAAATGAGGTCGGTTGCACACTCAATCACACTGTTATTGTAGGAGGAAAGGACCAAAGTTGTTACCTGAGCAACGTGTTTTTCCAGCACCTTCGCAGCTTTCCGGTAGCCGTTAACCTTCAGGTACTGGAAGATGAGAAAGAGCAGATTGGCGTCGTCCTCCGTGCCCATGGTGTCCGACTGCACGCGCTCACACGGCCAGCACACGGGACGAGAACTGGAATATCGTTCAGGGATTATTAACAGTCCAGTTCATGCTCGCTGGGACAGCGTGTAGCCATGAGCCTGTGACGACACCCCCCTCGAAATGCAGCATGGGAAgtggagtttttcttttttaaaggtagTCAAGCAATctctatagatatatatgtgtatatatacaaacacacacacacacacacatatatatatatatatatatatatatatatatatatatatatatatatatacatacacacacacatccatacagtgtactttatatacatacatatatacataggcCTAactacatatatacacacacacacacacacatatatctacatatgcaagtgtgtgtgtgtgtgtgtatatatatatatatatatatatttattttaatgatttaatgtgAGGCTCTTTGCTAATGAAGCAAATTTCTAATTggatttacattttgaaattaaagtgAGTCGGCAGCCAATAAATGGACTTTGGCAACATTTCATAGGATTTTTGACCCACTTTAACATATGCCCTAAGAGTTCATTGCAGACTGGTCAGACACATTCTAGTTTCTTTAGTTgtactatttatttaaaacctgTTAGCATAGTACGCCCATGTGGCTATCGCATGCTAACCTGCTAATAAAAGTCATTCCTCAGTAGGCTTACTGTCACAATTCACAATGCTAACGACAAAACAACtcaaataatgtattaattCTTCCCATTCAAATTATACTTACAGTTATTAACGATATTTAACTCGTTCACCGAGAACCTTGTTACCTGGCTGTCCCGGGTCCAGAACACGGTCCAAAACGGGCAAACAAGACCTGAGAGCTTCCAATGGCCTTTATAGTCGGGCAATGAGACTGTACCATGTTGAGTAGAGTGCAGGGGTGGGAGTTCtcagggatttgttttttaaggacCCTAAACTActgatattattaatatttagtGACTAGTGTCGtatgtatgggggggggggggggttattggGAGTTCAGCAGTCTTATGACGTGGGGCCGGGGTGGAGGATGAAGCTGTTATGGAACCTGGTTGTTATGCATTTGAAGTTGCTGAACCTCTTCCAAatccctccaagatccttgagagagtaaaaaaacaactttttcttatgttttttacccttttttcaacacccaCTCCTTTTATTTccagtgtttgtcacttttttgacatttaacactacgtaacactaacttataaactttagttttacagttatttttggaatttatgtttaataaacctcatttataggaaatgatcCCTCATGTCtgagttagaaaagtagaaattaggaattattgagactaaaattaaaggaatggatgttgatgggtaatcacagactggaa
The window above is part of the Etheostoma cragini isolate CJK2018 chromosome 12, CSU_Ecrag_1.0, whole genome shotgun sequence genome. Proteins encoded here:
- the LOC117954742 gene encoding ABC transporter F family member 4-like is translated as MGTEDDANLLFLIFQYLKVNGYRKAAKVLEKHVAQVETPEESSNLHDIYTGWMKLCSLAQHAKQETEDPTLKKKSIKPEPATSEEEEGLDTKPSNITEENNVDEKAPLGSKTEGAESCNAELPSEGRDAESVSEQLLHPASETKATDSEEKREEETKTEPEPAPVEESAEAAIKAESSSSDLEEEVAPGPLEPGQAASDGAGDGLPAPDPAATSSPAMESSAEPEEDEDELPQETQAARDETSAVVQTSINQTEASEDEDSAAKEPGTADPTPQETNDQQTEREAPPPTADPDSENPDEEEEDNEEKSTSTKSSDLSPLQKPDVHTETSPPPPEDPVFDTAEDQLDPEVNIILNIEVSDSEAAEQEPVQLVPEEVAESVKDAPTRKKRKKKNKGKKDEVTATTDPPSTDSSTVDISSDSTLITETGKKTKRADEVAEEETDQKQEEEEEDTSRATSPEKKKAAKKRKRETKEVGEIDEGAPITPSDKKIKKRKVKDVEEEQSEAAGVEEEENLVVPATGEKKKKKKKRKKDGAQGGEEVQSDERPAGGDGDTAKHLEATDGDSSQLSSAKKKHRPKKKLSKKKRLRLHRREKETLMMNKWKEKKLAKKLKHKKGAAEETHGSTQQDDNTTKKKKLKMNTEQEENSSKENQPPKKKKKRLVELEEEECSTMPAEPPEVDSTPLSKEIKKKKKKKMKAVEGEETTPMPIPVSQDGPAKKKKKNRLKEKLEEAELAADQQANSTKKKSSKKTVTSD